From a region of the Bacillus sp. 2205SS5-2 genome:
- a CDS encoding type I restriction endonuclease subunit R has protein sequence MSLLENFTEDKLEEAAIEILQELDYDYIFAPEISCDGERPERKDYREVILEQRVKDALFQINRNLPQEALDEAFRKIIAFNSPILEENNRFFHQLLVEGIEVSFREDGNNRTKKAFLVDFENPERNDFLAVNQFTIVEHEERRPDLILFINGIPLVVIELKSATDENVGIDNAYEQIQTYKRDIPSLFNYNAFCILSDGINAKAGTITANQERFMNWRTIDGENIESLDVPQYEVMLRGMLGKERVLDIIRNFILFQETKEEEKDEDGEKIGDKKTIAKILAAYHQYFAVKKAVDHTKEASSESGDRKIGVIWHTQGSGKSFSMVFYTAQLVQKLNNPTIVVITDRNDLDDQLYQTFWKSRDVLRQTPKQAHVRKLTDEQKKQQAKDNSKEQNGLYDLLNDRESGGIIFTTIQKFKPDEGEMPVLTDRRNVIIIADEAHRSQYGLEAKTNTKTGEVKFGYAKYLRDALPNASFIGFTGTPIELEDKSTPAVFGNYIDIYDMTRAVEDEATVKIYYENRIIKLETDDEELKKIDDEFEEITEGQEDNDREKYKTKWSRLEAIVGSPNRIKQLAKDIVEHYEEKTKTIDGKAMVVCMSRRICVELYDAIVALRPDWHSDDVNKGMVKVVMTGGAGDDEKLQPHIGGKQRRDTLAKRMKDNSDELKIVIVRDMWLTGFDVPSMHTMYIDKPMKGHNLMQAIARVNRVFKDKAGGVVVDYLGILEALKKALNQYTESDKKSTGIDTSAAVMVMTEKLEILRDMMHGFDYSAFMGTSQAGRMRAIVGGMNFILGKPEKEQKDFKQIATELAKAHSLCAATDEGKNAAFEVSYFKAVKASLVKLEVKQPQKKSKKEVEARVNQLLERSIISEEVIDVFDAMGMKRPEVSILSEEFLQEVKEMNHKNLAVEMLKKLLEGNIKTMEKRNLVKSEKYSDKLKKALNKYRNQAITNAEVMEELIRMAREMKKAREEEEDLGLNEDEIAFYDALTSDEIVKELMDDDVLKKIANELTAAIKRNISIDWHVRTSAQAGMRRIIKRLLKKYDYPPKQVKHALEVVMRQAELMCGNVKVEDLQSFRAAEAGEDYNV, from the coding sequence ATGAGCCTCTTAGAAAATTTCACCGAAGATAAATTGGAAGAAGCTGCAATAGAAATTTTGCAGGAACTAGACTATGACTATATTTTTGCTCCTGAAATTAGTTGTGATGGAGAACGTCCTGAAAGAAAAGATTATCGAGAAGTTATACTGGAACAGCGTGTAAAGGATGCGCTGTTTCAAATAAACAGAAATCTACCTCAAGAAGCGTTGGATGAGGCTTTTCGTAAGATTATCGCTTTTAACAGTCCAATTTTAGAGGAGAATAATCGGTTTTTCCATCAACTTTTAGTAGAAGGGATTGAAGTGTCTTTTCGTGAGGATGGGAATAACCGAACGAAGAAAGCCTTTTTGGTGGACTTCGAAAATCCAGAACGCAATGATTTCTTAGCTGTCAATCAGTTTACAATCGTAGAACATGAGGAACGGAGGCCAGATTTAATCCTTTTTATAAATGGTATTCCTCTAGTTGTGATTGAATTGAAGTCAGCTACAGATGAAAATGTAGGTATTGATAATGCCTATGAGCAAATTCAGACGTATAAGAGAGATATTCCTTCTTTATTTAACTATAATGCGTTTTGTATTTTATCAGATGGTATTAATGCAAAAGCGGGGACAATCACTGCTAATCAAGAACGGTTTATGAATTGGAGAACGATTGACGGTGAAAACATCGAATCTTTAGATGTTCCTCAATATGAAGTCATGCTACGAGGAATGCTTGGAAAAGAACGAGTGCTAGACATCATTCGAAATTTCATTCTATTTCAAGAAACAAAGGAAGAAGAGAAAGATGAGGACGGCGAGAAAATTGGAGACAAGAAAACCATTGCGAAAATTCTAGCTGCTTATCATCAATACTTTGCTGTAAAAAAAGCGGTTGATCATACGAAAGAAGCTTCTAGTGAATCTGGTGATAGAAAAATCGGTGTTATTTGGCATACACAAGGTTCAGGGAAAAGTTTTTCTATGGTGTTTTATACGGCTCAGCTTGTTCAAAAACTCAATAATCCAACTATTGTTGTCATTACAGACCGTAATGATTTAGATGATCAGCTATATCAAACATTTTGGAAATCTCGTGATGTATTAAGACAAACACCAAAACAAGCCCATGTAAGAAAGCTAACAGATGAACAGAAAAAGCAACAAGCGAAGGATAATTCAAAAGAACAGAATGGACTATATGATCTATTAAATGATCGTGAGTCTGGTGGGATTATTTTTACAACGATCCAAAAGTTTAAACCGGATGAGGGAGAGATGCCGGTATTAACTGATCGCCGAAATGTGATCATTATTGCAGATGAGGCTCACCGTAGCCAATATGGGTTAGAAGCTAAAACAAACACAAAGACTGGTGAAGTGAAGTTTGGCTATGCAAAGTATTTAAGAGATGCACTCCCTAATGCTTCTTTCATCGGGTTTACTGGAACCCCTATTGAATTAGAAGATAAATCGACTCCAGCTGTCTTTGGAAATTATATCGATATATATGATATGACAAGAGCAGTCGAAGATGAAGCGACAGTTAAGATTTATTATGAGAACCGGATTATTAAGCTGGAGACAGACGATGAAGAATTGAAGAAAATTGATGATGAGTTTGAAGAAATTACAGAAGGCCAAGAAGATAACGATCGAGAGAAATATAAAACAAAATGGTCTAGGTTAGAAGCAATTGTTGGCTCCCCTAACCGGATTAAGCAATTAGCAAAAGATATCGTGGAGCATTATGAAGAAAAGACCAAAACAATTGATGGAAAGGCAATGGTTGTTTGTATGAGTCGCCGTATTTGTGTTGAACTTTATGATGCAATTGTTGCATTGAGACCTGATTGGCATAGCGATGATGTCAATAAAGGAATGGTTAAAGTAGTGATGACCGGAGGAGCTGGCGACGATGAAAAGCTACAACCTCATATTGGTGGAAAACAACGAAGAGACACTTTAGCTAAACGAATGAAAGATAATAGTGATGAACTAAAGATTGTCATTGTTAGGGACATGTGGCTAACGGGCTTTGATGTTCCATCGATGCACACAATGTATATTGATAAGCCAATGAAAGGCCATAACTTAATGCAAGCCATCGCACGAGTAAATCGTGTCTTTAAAGATAAAGCTGGCGGAGTTGTAGTCGATTATCTAGGAATTCTTGAAGCTTTGAAAAAGGCCCTAAATCAATATACTGAAAGTGATAAAAAGAGTACAGGTATTGATACCTCTGCAGCTGTTATGGTGATGACAGAGAAACTAGAAATTCTTCGTGATATGATGCATGGCTTTGATTACTCTGCATTTATGGGGACATCACAAGCTGGTAGAATGCGAGCAATTGTCGGTGGCATGAACTTTATACTTGGTAAGCCAGAAAAAGAACAAAAAGACTTCAAGCAAATTGCGACAGAATTAGCAAAAGCCCATTCTTTATGTGCAGCGACTGATGAAGGAAAGAATGCTGCATTTGAGGTGAGTTATTTTAAAGCGGTAAAAGCTAGCTTAGTAAAATTAGAAGTAAAGCAACCGCAAAAGAAGTCTAAGAAAGAAGTAGAGGCAAGAGTTAACCAATTACTGGAGCGTTCAATTATCTCAGAAGAAGTTATTGATGTATTCGATGCGATGGGAATGAAACGCCCTGAAGTTTCTATTTTATCAGAAGAGTTTTTACAAGAAGTAAAAGAGATGAATCATAAAAACTTAGCAGTTGAAATGCTGAAGAAACTTTTAGAAGGCAACATCAAGACAATGGAAAAGAGAAACCTTGTCAAATCTGAAAAGTACTCTGATAAGCTCAAAAAGGCGTTGAATAAGTATAGAAATCAAGCGATTACGAATGCCGAAGTAATGGAAGAGTTAATCCGGATGGCGAGGGAAATGAAAAAGGCACGTGAGGAAGAAGAAGATCTTGGATTGAATGAAGATGAAATTGCTTTTTATGATGCGCTCACATCTGATGAAATTGTAAAAGAGTTAATGGACGATGATGTACTTAAGAAAATTGCAAATGAATTAACGGCTGCAATCAAACGTAATATTTCTATCGATTGGCATGTAAGAACAAGCGCTCAAGCTGGTATGAGAAGAATCATCAAACGACTTCTAAAAAAATATGACTATCCACCAAAACAAGTGAAGCATGCTTTAGAAGTTGTTATGAGACAGGCGGAATTAATGTGTGGAAATGTTAAGGTTGAAGATTTACAGTCATTCCGAGCAGCAGAAGCAGGGGAAGATTATAACGTTTGA
- a CDS encoding YdbC family protein, with protein MADIKFEITEQIAVLSESAKGWTKELNLISWNGREPKYDIRDWGPNHEKMGKGVTLSKEELDNLVVALSKR; from the coding sequence GTGGCAGATATTAAATTTGAAATTACGGAACAAATAGCAGTCCTTTCAGAATCAGCAAAAGGATGGACCAAAGAGCTAAACTTAATTAGTTGGAACGGACGTGAGCCAAAGTACGATATTCGTGACTGGGGCCCTAATCATGAGAAGATGGGGAAAGGGGTTACTTTGTCCAAGGAAGAATTGGATAATCTGGTGGTTGCACTAAGTAAAAGATAA
- a CDS encoding ImmA/IrrE family metallo-endopeptidase codes for MIANYNRAVIESINTLQDYYDLNQAPIDLSIILNSLSRTIRLCSYTEYAKIYNLSIKDIIDYFESDLGACIYNKKQEKYIILFNDTQNNPQLDRFTIAHELGHIFLEHHQEANTDTLLKKNLSIGQYKKFENEANCYARNLLSPIPLVDRITDSTPRISIHDISDAFDISYTAARTRQNLYREDCRRMNGDYYNYFKSYNILFGYYSTNCNNGEIDISEFCKICGEKDSIFEKSINRTFYTGAQVNNEKRVVECPKCSNEIFSDEAKFCKICSTPLYNHCEGHPILDSFGNEMDRIYHISDGSARYCKECGSKTIYYNRGLLNNWEESTQLKYSEVSQHYNIVAEANGSKY; via the coding sequence ATGATTGCAAACTATAATCGAGCAGTGATTGAAAGCATTAACACTTTACAAGACTACTACGACTTAAACCAAGCTCCTATTGATTTAAGTATCATATTAAATTCTCTTTCAAGAACCATACGATTATGCTCTTACACGGAATATGCAAAAATATATAACTTAAGCATTAAAGATATAATTGATTATTTCGAGAGCGACCTTGGTGCTTGTATTTATAATAAAAAACAGGAAAAATATATAATCCTGTTTAATGACACCCAAAACAATCCCCAATTGGATAGATTCACAATAGCCCATGAACTGGGCCATATTTTTTTAGAGCACCATCAAGAGGCTAATACAGATACCCTGCTCAAAAAAAATCTATCTATTGGGCAATATAAAAAATTTGAAAACGAGGCAAACTGTTACGCACGTAACCTACTCTCTCCGATTCCTCTTGTTGATCGGATCACAGATAGTACGCCTCGAATCTCCATACATGATATATCAGACGCTTTTGATATATCTTATACAGCAGCTCGAACGAGGCAGAATCTTTACCGAGAAGACTGCCGACGTATGAATGGTGATTACTATAATTACTTTAAAAGCTATAATATTCTCTTTGGATATTACTCTACTAATTGTAATAACGGTGAGATTGATATTTCTGAGTTCTGTAAAATCTGCGGAGAGAAAGATAGCATTTTTGAAAAAAGCATTAACCGTACTTTTTATACTGGCGCTCAGGTAAATAATGAAAAACGAGTAGTTGAATGTCCGAAATGTAGTAATGAGATATTCTCTGATGAAGCGAAATTTTGTAAGATTTGTAGCACTCCACTATATAACCATTGTGAAGGTCATCCTATTTTAGATTCTTTTGGCAATGAGATGGACCGAATCTATCATATCAGTGATGGTAGTGCACGTTATTGTAAGGAGTGCGGTTCTAAAACAATATATTACAATAGAGGGCTTTTGAATAATTGGGAAGAGTCAACACAGCTAAAATACTCAGAAGTATCCCAACATTATAATATTGTGGCAGAAGCGAACGGTTCAAAATACTAA
- a CDS encoding helix-turn-helix domain-containing protein codes for MSNNSTNNEMTLGKYIAIKRHEKGLSQRELAKDTKVSHSTISRIEKDDGISPDNATLKALASRLGLDYNYLLALNKSIDDEPEIRIIQRAAKKMDAAQKEKMLKVLNASFDDLFKDEEGVE; via the coding sequence ATGTCTAATAATTCTACAAACAACGAGATGACTTTAGGAAAATATATTGCTATTAAAAGACACGAAAAAGGATTAAGCCAACGTGAACTAGCAAAAGACACGAAAGTCAGTCACTCTACCATTTCTAGAATAGAAAAAGATGATGGTATCTCTCCTGATAATGCTACCTTGAAAGCCCTGGCATCAAGGTTGGGACTAGACTACAACTATTTACTAGCACTTAACAAATCAATTGATGATGAACCTGAGATAAGAATTATTCAAAGAGCGGCTAAAAAGATGGACGCAGCACAAAAGGAAAAAATGTTAAAAGTCCTGAACGCTTCCTTTGATGATTTATTCAAGGATGAAGAGGGTGTTGAATGA
- a CDS encoding rRNA biogenesis protein rrp5 → MRKTKLMLDIVNDLRNVAGSIETLALSFESQNEIATTIVRKQPNKEKEPAKPPKAKLPGFEDVRAKLAALAQDGKQVQVKELITSFGAKKLSDIPAERYPELLEKADKL, encoded by the coding sequence ATGAGAAAAACCAAACTAATGCTTGATATCGTGAATGACTTGCGAAATGTTGCAGGTAGTATTGAAACCCTAGCGCTTTCATTTGAAAGTCAAAACGAAATAGCAACAACTATTGTAAGGAAGCAACCCAATAAAGAGAAGGAACCGGCTAAACCTCCAAAAGCTAAACTACCAGGTTTTGAAGATGTCAGAGCTAAACTAGCAGCACTAGCCCAAGACGGAAAACAGGTTCAAGTCAAAGAGCTTATTACTAGCTTTGGAGCAAAAAAGCTGAGCGATATCCCAGCTGAAAGATACCCAGAACTGTTAGAAAAAGCGGACAAGCTTTGA
- a CDS encoding DUF2800 domain-containing protein — translation MNHSKRDHAILSASKSGMFLKCTRSIRLGEQFEEKTSIFAKEGTFMHELCEWHLLYFLKRITKAQFNKKLKQMKQNQFYNKEIEQAVHSYVDIVIEKINEARARNIDPLILIEERLDFSPWVPEGFGTGDVVIISDGILEVVDLKGGKGISVSAEKNEQMRLYALGAIHGFGMLYDIQTVLMTIVQPRLDNISTDEIQIDDLLEWAESEVRPKAELAFAGKGPFVVGSHCRWCKAKASCRARAEENMKLARLDFQSPPLLTDEEVVEILTSLDDLISWAKTVQEFALSMSVNENKQWPGMKLVEGRGSRKYSDEEAVIDTLTAAGYNTDVIYKKSLNTITVLEKELGKKEFEELLGSFVTKAQGKIKLVPEEDKRPELKASPEVDFQ, via the coding sequence ATGAATCATTCGAAAAGAGATCATGCCATATTAAGCGCCTCTAAGTCAGGCATGTTTTTAAAATGTACACGAAGTATCCGACTGGGTGAACAATTTGAAGAGAAAACGAGTATTTTTGCTAAAGAGGGTACATTCATGCATGAGCTATGCGAATGGCATTTGTTATATTTCCTCAAACGAATAACAAAGGCCCAATTCAACAAAAAGCTAAAGCAAATGAAACAGAATCAATTCTACAACAAGGAAATTGAACAAGCCGTCCATAGTTATGTGGATATTGTCATTGAAAAAATTAATGAAGCTAGGGCAAGAAACATAGACCCGCTCATCCTTATTGAGGAACGGTTGGACTTTAGTCCGTGGGTTCCTGAAGGGTTTGGAACAGGGGATGTGGTGATTATTTCAGACGGGATTTTGGAGGTTGTTGACTTAAAAGGGGGGAAGGGGATCTCGGTTTCCGCAGAAAAGAACGAACAAATGAGGCTTTATGCATTAGGTGCGATACACGGGTTTGGCATGTTGTATGACATTCAGACAGTACTGATGACGATTGTACAACCAAGATTAGATAACATTTCCACTGATGAAATACAGATAGATGACTTGTTGGAATGGGCCGAAAGTGAAGTCCGCCCAAAGGCAGAACTAGCATTTGCTGGTAAGGGACCATTTGTAGTTGGCTCGCATTGCAGGTGGTGTAAGGCTAAAGCATCCTGTAGGGCTAGGGCAGAAGAAAATATGAAGCTAGCACGCTTGGATTTTCAAAGTCCGCCACTACTGACAGATGAAGAAGTGGTCGAAATTCTAACTTCTCTTGATGATCTGATCAGTTGGGCGAAAACCGTTCAAGAATTTGCCTTATCAATGTCAGTGAATGAAAACAAGCAATGGCCAGGAATGAAACTCGTAGAGGGCAGAGGAAGTCGTAAATATAGTGATGAAGAAGCGGTAATCGACACACTCACAGCTGCGGGATATAACACTGATGTCATTTACAAGAAATCATTAAATACAATCACCGTCCTTGAGAAAGAACTTGGTAAAAAGGAGTTTGAAGAGTTGCTTGGTTCTTTTGTAACAAAGGCACAGGGGAAAATTAAGCTCGTCCCTGAAGAGGACAAGCGACCAGAATTAAAAGCTTCACCAGAAGTAGATTTTCAATAA
- a CDS encoding DUF2815 family protein: MVKITIGTKENPVRFSYANVHQAVSVNGSDLKYSESIIIPKSDKKTIKKVKDAIQKATQENMDKFGGKVPSNLKSPLRDGDVDREDDEAYADSYFINANSKIKPGIVDADLNPIMDQSEFYSGCYGRVSLTFYAYNVNGNKGIAAGLQNIMKTTDGDPLGGRSSAEADFADDSDDDDDILG; the protein is encoded by the coding sequence ATGGTAAAAATTACGATTGGAACAAAGGAAAACCCAGTACGGTTCAGTTATGCAAATGTACATCAAGCAGTCAGCGTTAATGGAAGTGACTTGAAGTATTCGGAAAGCATCATTATTCCGAAGTCGGATAAAAAAACCATCAAAAAGGTAAAAGATGCGATTCAAAAAGCGACTCAAGAAAACATGGACAAGTTTGGTGGTAAGGTACCTTCGAACTTGAAGAGCCCCTTGCGCGACGGTGATGTAGACCGCGAAGATGATGAGGCTTATGCAGATTCCTACTTCATTAATGCAAATAGCAAGATTAAGCCAGGCATTGTGGATGCAGACTTAAATCCAATCATGGACCAAAGCGAGTTTTACTCAGGGTGTTATGGGAGAGTCAGTTTGACTTTCTACGCTTACAACGTAAATGGAAATAAGGGGATTGCGGCGGGACTTCAAAACATTATGAAGACTACTGATGGAGATCCACTTGGTGGCCGAAGCAGTGCAGAAGCCGATTTTGCTGATGACAGTGACGATGATGACGATATTTTAGGTTGA
- a CDS encoding DNA polymerase — protein sequence MKLLAIDIETYSKADLVKCGVYAYSESVDFEILLFAYAVDDKEVQIVDLASGEKIPDDIERAMTDPNVLKTAYNANFERTCLAKHFNKPMPPDQWRCSSVHALMLGLPGYLDGVAKCLKLKEQKLKEGKSLIRYFSVPCKPTKVNEGRTRNLPEHDLDRWNTFKLYCKQDVEVERQIRKKLEAFPISKVEQKLWELDQKINDEGVLIDKSLVINAIQADKSFQDELFDEAILLTGLENPNSPVQLKGWLMKQGIEVDSLAKKNVEALMDEVANSEVKRLLELRQAMSKTSVKKYEAMERSVCLDQKIRGLLQFYGASRTGRWAGRLVQIHNLPRNSLDDLHIARSLLKSGDYETISILFDSLSDVLSQLIRTAFIPSKGNRFIVADFSAIEARVIAWLSGERWRMDVFQIHGKIYEASAAQMFKVPIETIDKGSLLRQKGKIAELALGYGGSKGALMQMGAIEMGLTEDELPELVSAWRDANPNIVKLWWAIEAAALKAVKEKVVVKIQYGLTFHYTKGILFIKLPSGRSLAYVRPKIGIDERFGKEQLTYEGTEQRSKQWGGIPTYGGKLTENIIQAIARDCLAVSMLRLDEAGYHINFHVHDEVVLDVPIGTGSMEDVEVLMGQPVEWAPGLPLGADSFETFYYKKD from the coding sequence ATGAAGCTATTAGCAATTGATATTGAAACTTACAGTAAGGCGGACCTCGTGAAATGCGGGGTCTATGCCTACAGTGAATCAGTCGATTTTGAAATTCTTCTTTTCGCCTATGCGGTTGATGATAAAGAGGTACAAATTGTTGACTTAGCATCTGGTGAGAAGATACCGGATGACATTGAAAGAGCGATGACAGATCCAAATGTGTTAAAAACAGCTTACAATGCAAACTTTGAACGAACGTGTTTAGCCAAGCACTTTAACAAACCAATGCCACCTGACCAATGGCGGTGTTCATCTGTTCACGCTTTAATGCTTGGTTTGCCTGGATATCTCGATGGTGTGGCCAAATGTCTCAAGTTGAAAGAACAGAAACTGAAGGAAGGGAAATCCTTAATTCGCTATTTTTCGGTTCCATGTAAACCTACCAAAGTGAATGAGGGTAGAACTCGAAATCTACCAGAACATGACTTGGATAGGTGGAACACCTTTAAGCTGTATTGTAAACAGGACGTTGAAGTTGAAAGGCAGATCCGAAAGAAACTCGAGGCTTTCCCTATTTCAAAAGTCGAACAGAAGCTTTGGGAGCTAGACCAGAAAATCAATGATGAAGGGGTTCTTATCGATAAAAGCCTAGTCATAAATGCTATTCAGGCAGATAAATCGTTTCAGGATGAGCTTTTTGATGAGGCTATCCTTTTAACAGGATTAGAGAATCCAAATAGTCCAGTGCAATTAAAAGGTTGGTTAATGAAGCAAGGGATAGAAGTAGATAGCCTTGCTAAGAAAAATGTCGAAGCGTTAATGGACGAAGTGGCAAATTCGGAAGTGAAGCGGCTGTTGGAACTGAGACAAGCAATGTCCAAAACATCGGTGAAAAAGTATGAAGCTATGGAGCGTTCCGTCTGCCTCGACCAAAAAATTAGGGGGTTGCTGCAATTTTATGGTGCGAGTAGGACAGGTCGTTGGGCTGGGAGACTTGTACAAATTCACAATCTGCCAAGGAACAGTCTGGACGATTTACACATTGCTAGAAGTCTTTTGAAATCCGGGGATTACGAAACGATAAGTATTCTTTTTGATAGTTTGTCGGACGTATTATCGCAATTAATCCGAACGGCCTTTATTCCATCAAAGGGCAACCGTTTTATTGTAGCTGACTTTTCAGCAATTGAAGCAAGAGTGATTGCTTGGCTTTCAGGAGAGCGTTGGAGGATGGATGTGTTCCAAATACATGGAAAAATATATGAGGCCTCAGCTGCTCAAATGTTCAAGGTACCTATTGAAACCATCGATAAAGGAAGCCTGCTTCGACAGAAAGGGAAAATTGCTGAATTGGCTCTAGGCTACGGCGGTTCTAAAGGAGCTTTAATGCAAATGGGAGCTATTGAAATGGGACTAACCGAAGATGAACTACCAGAGTTGGTATCTGCTTGGAGAGATGCTAATCCAAATATCGTGAAACTCTGGTGGGCCATCGAAGCGGCAGCACTTAAAGCTGTGAAGGAAAAAGTAGTAGTGAAGATACAGTATGGGCTTACCTTTCATTACACCAAAGGCATTTTATTTATCAAGCTTCCATCCGGTCGTTCTCTTGCTTATGTAAGACCGAAAATTGGAATTGATGAGCGTTTTGGTAAAGAACAACTAACTTATGAAGGAACAGAGCAAAGATCCAAGCAGTGGGGTGGGATTCCCACATATGGAGGGAAGTTGACGGAGAATATTATTCAGGCGATTGCAAGAGATTGTCTTGCTGTTTCCATGCTTCGGTTGGATGAAGCGGGATATCATATAAATTTTCATGTCCATGATGAAGTGGTTCTTGATGTACCAATTGGGACGGGCTCCATGGAAGATGTTGAAGTGTTAATGGGACAACCAGTTGAATGGGCACCCGGGCTTCCGTTAGGTGCGGATAGCTTTGAAACTTTCTATTACAAGAAAGATTAA
- a CDS encoding phage antirepressor has protein sequence MNKLQVVSNEMFGELRVMQVNGKAYFPATECAKMLGYVKPHEAIKQHCRYPAKYGVPHPQNPTKQIEKNFIPEGDLYRLIVKSQLPAAEQFERWVFDEVLPDIRKHGMYASESLLDDILKNPDLGIKLFTEYKEAKEEAKKLKLANAQQKQIIGELQPKASYYDLVLQNKSVVPISIIAKDYGLSARKLNAVLHELGVQFKMGKTWLLYQKYAEMGYTQSKTHAIDAERNVMHTYWTQKGRLFLYELLKREKGLVPLIERSTKSA, from the coding sequence ATGAATAAATTACAGGTAGTTTCAAATGAAATGTTTGGTGAGTTACGTGTTATGCAGGTAAACGGTAAAGCGTATTTTCCTGCAACGGAATGTGCAAAGATGCTTGGCTATGTGAAACCTCATGAAGCAATCAAGCAGCACTGTCGGTACCCCGCGAAATACGGAGTACCCCATCCACAGAATCCAACCAAGCAAATTGAGAAGAATTTCATCCCGGAAGGGGACCTCTATCGTTTGATTGTGAAATCGCAACTTCCGGCAGCAGAGCAATTCGAACGTTGGGTGTTCGATGAAGTGCTACCAGATATCCGAAAACACGGAATGTACGCTTCCGAATCATTACTTGATGACATTCTTAAAAACCCGGATCTCGGCATTAAGCTTTTTACGGAATATAAGGAAGCTAAAGAAGAAGCAAAAAAGCTAAAACTTGCTAATGCCCAACAGAAACAAATTATCGGTGAGTTGCAGCCGAAAGCGTCGTATTATGATCTGGTTCTTCAGAATAAATCGGTTGTACCAATAAGCATTATTGCGAAGGATTACGGTCTATCTGCAAGAAAACTGAATGCGGTTCTTCATGAGTTAGGCGTTCAATTCAAAATGGGAAAAACATGGCTGCTTTATCAAAAATATGCGGAGATGGGCTACACGCAATCAAAAACCCATGCCATTGATGCTGAAAGAAATGTAATGCACACCTATTGGACTCAAAAGGGGCGGTTGTTTCTTTATGAGTTGCTTAAGAGAGAGAAAGGATTAGTGCCGTTAATTGAACGTTCTACTAAATCTGCATAG